Proteins from one Candidatus Eisenbacteria bacterium genomic window:
- a CDS encoding EamA family transporter has translation MPRVQGPPSNATLYSAFVGCVLIWGSTFLVIAIGNDAVPPVWGATLRLAVAAAILFAIMAVRRLPFPRGAALRSASVYGFCQFGLNFPLLYLGEMTVPSGLAAVVFATIPLSTIFFARVFGLERLSRRRILGGLIALGGIVLMFSSQLQAAVHPLGLVEVLIATWVACLGSVALKRGPRQSPIITNAVGCLVGMLACLLWTTLLREPMRVPTTWEEIAPILYLAVAGSVGAFVLWAWLVNHWEISRTSYIAVILPPVAVSLGALVRHERLGVSTLIGAAVVLAGVTVGLRSPAPQPSPVSSSSKASTG, from the coding sequence ATGCCCCGAGTCCAAGGTCCGCCCTCGAACGCGACGCTCTACAGCGCGTTCGTAGGCTGCGTGCTGATCTGGGGCAGCACTTTCCTCGTCATCGCCATCGGCAACGACGCCGTTCCCCCGGTGTGGGGCGCGACCCTGCGGCTCGCGGTGGCGGCGGCGATCCTGTTCGCGATCATGGCGGTGCGGCGCCTTCCGTTTCCGCGTGGCGCGGCGCTGCGCAGCGCTTCGGTCTACGGCTTCTGCCAGTTCGGGCTCAACTTCCCTCTGCTCTATCTCGGCGAGATGACCGTGCCCTCGGGACTGGCGGCGGTCGTGTTCGCCACGATTCCCCTCTCCACCATCTTCTTCGCGCGCGTCTTCGGCCTCGAGCGTCTGTCGCGGCGCCGCATCCTCGGCGGCCTCATCGCGCTGGGCGGCATCGTGCTGATGTTCTCGTCCCAGCTCCAGGCGGCGGTCCATCCGCTCGGATTGGTGGAGGTCCTGATCGCCACCTGGGTCGCGTGTCTGGGCTCGGTGGCCCTGAAACGCGGCCCTCGGCAGTCGCCGATCATCACCAACGCGGTCGGTTGCCTGGTGGGGATGCTGGCGTGCCTCTTGTGGACCACCTTGCTGCGCGAGCCGATGCGAGTGCCGACGACGTGGGAGGAGATCGCGCCGATCCTCTATTTGGCGGTTGCCGGGTCGGTCGGCGCGTTCGTGCTGTGGGCATGGCTGGTGAACCACTGGGAGATCTCGCGCACCAGCTACATCGCGGTCATCCTGCCACCCGTCGCGGTGAGCCTCGGCGCCCTGGTCCGGCACGAGCGCCTGGGAGTGTCGACGCTGATCGGCGCGGCGGTCGTGCTGGCGGGCGTGACGGTGGGACTGCGGTCCCCGGCCCCTCAGCCCTCTCCGGTCTCGAGCTCCAGCAAGGCCTCGACCGGATAG
- a CDS encoding adenine phosphoribosyltransferase: MNPELDLRRFIRDVPDFPRRGIVFKDITPLLAEPRALSQAIRSMADRVEPPDAVVAIESRGFLFGVGLALAWNVPLVPARKFGKLPGPTVRQVYSLEYGEDTLEIQADALRSGQRAVIVDDVLATGGTAAATARLVEQLEARVEALLFLIELKDLGGRAMLASYPVEALLELETGEG; this comes from the coding sequence TTGAACCCCGAGCTCGACCTTCGCCGCTTCATCCGCGACGTCCCGGACTTTCCGCGACGCGGGATCGTCTTCAAGGACATCACGCCGCTGCTGGCCGAGCCGCGCGCGTTGTCTCAGGCGATCCGCTCGATGGCGGATCGCGTCGAGCCGCCCGACGCCGTGGTGGCGATCGAGTCGCGGGGATTCCTGTTTGGCGTCGGCCTTGCGCTCGCCTGGAACGTGCCGCTGGTGCCGGCCCGCAAGTTCGGGAAGCTCCCGGGTCCGACCGTGCGTCAGGTCTATTCGCTCGAGTACGGGGAAGACACGCTCGAGATCCAGGCCGACGCGCTGCGCAGCGGACAGCGCGCGGTGATCGTGGATGATGTGCTCGCGACGGGAGGCACCGCGGCGGCGACCGCGCGCCTGGTCGAGCAGCTCGAAGCCCGGGTCGAGGCGTTGCTGTTCCTGATCGAGCTGAAGGATCTCGGTGGACGCGCGATGCTGGCGTCCTATCCGGTCGAGGCCTTGCTGGAGCTCGAGACCGGAGAGGGCTGA